From one Colletotrichum destructivum chromosome 3, complete sequence genomic stretch:
- a CDS encoding Putative PA domain, peptidase M28, PA domain superfamily, whose product MKLSATSVLVSWASLGACFIHERQTSKPLVDSGSFQEQITKENLEANLVRLSDIATANGGNRAFGYPGYDASVDFIWSRISAVQGAKVWKQDFPAVFSSELRAKLTVDDEDLAAYGLSGSPFTPGAGITGELVAGPEGVAACEAASYADLDVAGKIVLVREALCPGYRDGYHAGVMKPAAAAGAEAVIVINDFYLNLTAGTLGPADDGTYVPTGFVNQYVGDPLKARLDTGETLTATFWEDEFVDRRVTQNIFAETEGGDENNVIVLGAHLDSVAWGPGINDNGSGTSLLLELFLALSKYSTNNKIRFAWWGAEERGLVGSRYHVNNLSAAEAASILAYLNFDMVSRGYYGVFDGDGASYGVAAPPGSDVIQELFAAEFAARGVNVTAARFTNGSDYASFWQVLNKPIGGLHTGTGSAQDPCYHQQCDGINNPDLDQLTVNAKTTAHVLSALALDGTNLIKKLGVRGLPIRLAGGERIIATVEESDDEHHHC is encoded by the exons ATGAAGCTCTCGGCCACGTCCGTCCTTGTGTCCTGGGCAAGCCTCGGCGCCTGTTTTATTCACGAGCGGCAGACGTCGAAGCCTCTCGTAGACTCGGGCAGCTTCCAAGAACAAATTACCAAAGAGAA TCTGGAAGCCAACCTGGTCCGGCTGAGCGACATCGCgacggccaacggcggcaaccGCGCCTTCGGCTACCCAGGCTACGACGCCTCCGTCGACTTCATCTGGAGCCGCATCTCGGCCGTCCAGGGCGCCAAAGTCTGGAAGCAAGACTTCCCGGCCGTCTTCAGCAGCGAGCTGAGGGCCAAACTgaccgtcgacgacgaggatctCGCCGCCTACGGTTTGTCGGGATCTCCCTTCACGCCGGGCGCGGGCATCACTGGCGAACTTGTCGCCGGCCcggagggcgtcgccgcgTGCGAGGCGGCGTCGTACGCGGACCTCGATGTGGCCGGCAAGATCGTCCTGGTCCGCGAGGCGTTGTGCCCGGGCTACCGAGACGGGTACCACGCCGGCGTCATGaagccggccgccgccgcgggcgccgaggcggtgaTTGTCATCAACGACTTTTACCTGAACCTCACCGCCGGGACCCTGGGCCCCGCGGACGACGGGACCTACGTCCCGACGGGCTTCGTTAACCAGTACGTGGGAGACCCGCTCAAGGCTCGTCTAGACACCGGCGAGACACTGACTGCTACGTTCTGGGAGGACGAGTTCGTCGACAGGCGGGTGACGCAGAATATCTTCGCCGAGACAGAGGGCGGAGACGAGAACAATGTCATCGTT CTCGGAGCGCACCTCGACAGCGTTGCCTGGGGACCAGGCATCAACGACAATG GATCCGGAACGTCGCTCCTGCTCGAGCTGTTTCTCGCCCTGAGCAAGTACAGCACCAACAACAAGATCCGCTTCGCGTGGTGGGGTGCCGAAGAGAGAGGCCTAGTCGGGTCGCGGTACCACGTCAACAACCTCagcgcggccgaggcggccagCATTCTCGCCTACCTCAACTTCGACATGGTCTCCCGGGGCTACTACGGTGTgttcgacggcgacggcgcctcaTACGGCGTCGCCGCACCGCCCGGCTCCGACGTGATCCAGgagctcttcgccgccgagttcGCCGCCAGGGGCGTCAACGTCACGGCGGCCCGGTTCACCAACGGCAGCGACTACGCCTCGTTCTGGCAGGTCTTGAACAAGCCCATCGGGGGCCTGCACACCGGGACCGGTTCCGCGCAGGACCCGTGCTACCACCAGCAGTGCGACGGCATTAACAACCCGGACCTGGACCAGCTCACCGTAAACGCAAAG ACCACCGCCCATGTGCTATCCGCCTTGGCTCTAGATGGGACCAATCTGATCAAGAAGCTTGGCGTTCGCGGCCTTCCCATCCGCTTGGCTGGAGGCGAGAGGATCATCGCAACGGTGGAGGAGTCGGATGACGAGCATCATCATTGCTGA